The nucleotide window TACGCCTTGTCGTTTCTTAGGATCTTCAGGATATGATTGGATCGAAGATAAAAAAGTAACCTCTGATTTAGACCCAGAGCATCTTGGTCATGCCTTATTACAGGCCTTAGCTTTAAGTGAAAACCTTTATTTGAAATGACAATCTGTATGAAAATAGTAAAATCACATATTGATAAAAAGTTGATAAAAAGGGTCGTGTATTAATCCCTTATCTTTTCAGAAAATCTCTCTTTCTTGCACCCGGTCAAGAAGTTATTTTATTTCAAGAAGGTAAAGAACTTAAAATTAGGACCTTTAAAGATTCACTAACGTGTGCCAGGAAAATAGTGAAGCAATTTAATAAAGATGATTTAGATCTTGTTTCACTTCTTTTACAAGAAAGATACGAAGAAAACAAAGATGTATAAAATAATTGATACTTCAGCTTTATTGGTTTTCATTAATTAGAATCATTATTGCGGAGATTTTTCTGCAAGAGACTTAGAAAAGGTTTATTTTACACTCTACATTAAGTTACACGATTGGTAACCTAATGTAGAGTAATATAAAAGAAAGAAAAAAATATACTCCTAATTTCAAAAATAAACTTATGCTAGCCCAAAAGAAATGGATAGGCTATAAAAGAAAAAATCTTTAATGTAAGGAAACAGAGAAATGGCTTTTAAGAAATGGCATACTTATGTTGGGATACTCCTCATATGTTTAAGTCTTCTTTATCTCTTTTATACGCCTTCTGAGCATCATTCTGTTTCTTCCCCCTGGATTGGGCGAGAGGTTCCTTCTTTTTCATTAAGGTCGCTTGGAACTCCACAGGAATTCAACCAAGAAGAGATTAAAGGAAGGCCGTGCCTTCTTACCTTTTTTGCCTCTTGGTGTTTTTCATGCCGTGTAGAGCATAAAATGCTCGGAGAAATATCTCGAAAATACAACATACCTCTCTATGGGATTGCATTTCAAGATAATGAGGATGCTTTAAAAACATGGCTCTCAAAATTTGGAGATCCTTTTACAAATATTGGTTTAGATAAAACAGGATTTGTTGGTTCTGAGTTTAATATAATAGGCGTTCCAGAAACTTTCTTAATTGATGATAAGGGTGTCATTCAATACCATGTTCAAGGAGCGCTTTATTCAGATGAAGCTATTCACGGTCTTGAGAGAGCACTTTTAAGGATTGGACTAAACCCCCAATAAAGATAGGAATCTGTTTTCTTAATTCTTTTTATTATAAAGATTTTTTAATATGTTATGTGGGATTACTTTTATAGCCAGTCCAAAAGAGGGTTAAATTAGATTTTTTAGCCCCGGCTTCTTTTCATAAGAGACAAAAAACGATAGAATTGTTTTAAGTTTCAAGGGGATGAGGGACGTCATCATTATACTCAATGCCTTCAACGTCGGCTGGGATTATGTCTGTGCTCTCAGACGGAGGAGGAGGAGATTCTTGATCGTTAGAAAAGGGAGACCAGCTTAAATCACCGAATATTTTTCCATCACGAGGGCAATTTGTATGAAGAGGTCCTTCACAAAGTTGTTGATTCCGTTGTTCGATGATAATTGGTTCAAGATCACTTCGGCTATCGGATTTAGCTTGAAGGTCTTTAAAAAGCCCAAAACTTGTTAGCGTTATGAGAAAGGATATCAGAATTCTAGAGGACATTATTTTTTCTCCTTTTTTTAATTATATACTCTTTTTTAGAGGAATAGTTAAGGCTTAACAGTGTATTTTGAAATATTTTTCAGAAAATGAAATAGAATGCATCTTTTAAAAAATGAACATGGAATTTTAACAGGCCTCCAAATAGATGAGGTTTATATTACAATAGAAATCCGGCAAAAGCTTGGTATAAAAAGGCTTAGTTTGAGGTTTGATCAAGCACGGACATGTTTACGTGTCAGCGTGGGGAAGTATCATTTTTCAAAAATAGAAGATTTTATTTATCAATCAGAAGAATGGATCCGAAAAGGCGTTAAAAAATTAAAACCCCACCTTCTTATAAAGCCGGGAGAAGAAATTCATATTTTTGGAGAAAAATATATTTTAGAGATTCAAAAAGGATTTGAAGGCCTGGTTTTTAAAGAAAAAAGAATGATTGTTTCATGTCCTTCTCCAAGAAACTTTCAAAAAGTCCTTGAAGCCCATTTAAAAAAAGAAGCGATCCGTTTCTTTTATGATTTAAGCTTTCTTTATGCGTCTCGTCTCGGAACGCGTCCTTTAGAAATAAAAGTGCGTGATTTTAAAAGTAGATGGGGAAGTTGTTCCCATAATGGAATTTTATCTTACTCATGGCGATTAATTTTTGCCCCTAAAGAGATAGCAGAATATGTCTGTGCGCATGAAGTTTCCCATCTTAAGGAAATGAATCATAGTGATTCTTTTTGGACTCTTGTTAAAGAATTATGCCCTTTTTATAAAGTTTATCGAGCCTGGCTTCGAAAAGAAGGAAGCTCACTTTTTCGCATTCAATGGGATCAAGGAGGCAGCTTCTAAAATAATTTTTTTCTTTTTAGATCTCCTCTTTGAAGGCTACTTCAACATTTTTTCCTTCAAAAGCGAGTCCTACTTTTAAAGTGCGCAAAACAGTCTTATGATCTTTGATCTTTGCTTTATAATTTTTTATCTCAATCTGCTCTAAAGCTTTTTGAGCGAGAAATCTTAAATTTTCGCCTAATTTTGAAAACTTAAACTCTAAAATAAGGGCATTTTGATATTTTGCCGTAGTTTTTGGGATAAGCATGAGATCAGTGTGCCCAAACCCAGATTCTCTTTCCGTTTCTATAAAATAGTATGAAGATACTGCTGACACAAGGCCCAATATAAAACCATTATAAAAAAGCTCAGCATTTTTAGGATGTGTT belongs to Pseudomonadota bacterium and includes:
- a CDS encoding redoxin domain-containing protein, which codes for MAFKKWHTYVGILLICLSLLYLFYTPSEHHSVSSPWIGREVPSFSLRSLGTPQEFNQEEIKGRPCLLTFFASWCFSCRVEHKMLGEISRKYNIPLYGIAFQDNEDALKTWLSKFGDPFTNIGLDKTGFVGSEFNIIGVPETFLIDDKGVIQYHVQGALYSDEAIHGLERALLRIGLNPQ
- a CDS encoding M48 family metallopeptidase encodes the protein MHLLKNEHGILTGLQIDEVYITIEIRQKLGIKRLSLRFDQARTCLRVSVGKYHFSKIEDFIYQSEEWIRKGVKKLKPHLLIKPGEEIHIFGEKYILEIQKGFEGLVFKEKRMIVSCPSPRNFQKVLEAHLKKEAIRFFYDLSFLYASRLGTRPLEIKVRDFKSRWGSCSHNGILSYSWRLIFAPKEIAEYVCAHEVSHLKEMNHSDSFWTLVKELCPFYKVYRAWLRKEGSSLFRIQWDQGGSF